One stretch of Clavibacter michiganensis DNA includes these proteins:
- a CDS encoding general stress protein, translated as MSTPSTDPRAHAVPATPREVIASYTEYADAQAAVDTLSDREFPVASTQIVGHDVRTVETVTGRVTNGSAAVRGAAGGAWFGLMLGVLFGIFTPGVAFLGVLLVAVGIGALWGALFGFVGHYATRGKRDFSSIQTLTAGRYDVLVDSARAAEASRILFDTTGAPRA; from the coding sequence ATGTCCACCCCGAGCACCGACCCCCGCGCGCACGCCGTCCCGGCCACGCCCCGCGAGGTGATCGCGAGCTACACCGAGTACGCCGACGCGCAGGCCGCCGTCGACACGCTGTCCGACCGCGAGTTCCCGGTCGCATCGACGCAGATCGTCGGCCACGACGTCCGCACCGTCGAGACAGTGACCGGCCGGGTCACCAACGGCAGCGCCGCGGTGCGCGGGGCCGCGGGCGGCGCCTGGTTCGGCCTCATGCTGGGCGTGCTGTTCGGGATCTTCACGCCCGGCGTCGCGTTCCTCGGCGTGCTCCTCGTCGCGGTCGGCATCGGCGCGCTCTGGGGCGCGCTGTTCGGCTTCGTCGGCCACTACGCCACCCGCGGGAAGCGCGACTTCTCCTCCATCCAGACGCTGACGGCCGGCCGCTACGACGTGCTGGTCGACAGCGCCCGGGCCGCCGAGGCGTCGCGGATCCTGTTCGACACCACCGGGGCGCCGCGCGCCTGA
- a CDS encoding acetyltransferase codes for MSAKPVIARSDDPRATRLAAEGWIVIARSWGAQLDAADADLALLRALVDRVGGSAVLRELGPDDVPRILALDAATLADYPGGPATRHAGLTRDSARVPAPDRRGFGAFDSAGALLAMTIVDLDPAGLAAETDVTVVDAAHRGRGLGTAVKAASVLALIEAGAMSFRTGGSSENAAIIAAGAALGYRVDEEWLTLEAPEDAPRT; via the coding sequence ATGAGCGCCAAGCCCGTCATCGCCCGATCCGACGACCCGCGGGCGACGCGCCTCGCCGCGGAGGGCTGGATCGTGATCGCGCGGTCGTGGGGCGCGCAGCTCGACGCGGCCGACGCGGACCTCGCGCTGCTGCGGGCGCTCGTCGACCGCGTCGGCGGATCCGCCGTGCTGCGCGAGCTCGGGCCGGACGACGTCCCGCGGATCCTCGCGCTCGACGCCGCCACCCTCGCCGACTACCCGGGCGGCCCGGCCACCCGCCACGCGGGCCTCACGCGCGACTCCGCTCGCGTCCCTGCTCCGGACCGCCGCGGCTTCGGCGCATTCGACTCCGCCGGCGCGCTCCTGGCGATGACGATCGTCGACCTGGATCCCGCGGGCCTGGCCGCCGAGACCGACGTGACGGTCGTCGACGCCGCCCATCGCGGGCGCGGCCTCGGCACGGCCGTCAAGGCGGCCTCCGTGCTGGCGCTGATCGAGGCGGGCGCGATGTCGTTCCGCACCGGGGGCTCGAGCGAGAACGCCGCGATCATCGCGGCCGGTGCCGCGCTCGGCTACCGCGTCGACGAGGAGTGGCTCACGCTCGAGGCGCCCGAGGACGCACCCCGGACATGA